The DNA window GCATCTATCGGTAAATTGAGTTTGGTTAAGGCTTCTTGCAAAGCTTCAGCCTGCGCAATAGTCCTTGGAAACCCATCCAATATAAAACCAATATTTTGATCATTCTTTTGAATTCGATTTAACAGCATTTCAATAACTAAGTTATCTGGGACTAAGTCACCTTTGTCCATGTAAGATTTAGCTATTTCACCTAAGTTGGTTCTGGTTTTAATCTCATCTCTCAACATATCTCCGGTGGAGATATGTGGTATCGAATAAGTTTTACTAAACTTTTTTGCTTGTGTCCCTTTTCCTACACCCGGAGCGCCCAACATAATAATCCTGAGTGTACTCTCCATTAAAATCGTCGACTTTTTATCCGACCAGTTTTCATGAAACCATCATAGTGCCGCATTAAAAGATGCGATTCAATTTGTTGTAGAAAATCCAGCGCTACACCTACTACAATCAATAAACCTGTGCCACCGTAAAATGATGCAAAATTATAACTCACATTTGTAAACTTCATAATGAAGTAAGGAAAAATCGCAATTAAGGCTAAAAAGACTGAGCCTGGCAATGTAATTCTTGTCAAGATATAATCCAAGAATTCTGATGTTTTTTTGCCTGGTCTCACACCTGGTACGAAACCGCCGTATTTTTTCATATTATCCGCAATATCAACTGGGTTAAAAACAATTGCAGTATAAAAATAGGTAAAGAAAACAATCAACATTCCATAAAAGAACCAATAAACACCAGATGTAATATCAAACCAGCCACCGATGGTTTGCATGATTTCGCTGTCCGGAAATAATGGGATAACCGTATTTGGGACAAACATGATAGATTGAGCAAAAATGATTGGCATAACGCCCGCGGTGGTAACTTTCATCGGGATGTGTGTGCTTTGTCCGCCATACATTTTTCGACCAATAACACGCTTCGCATATTGAACCGGGATTTTCCTCGTGCCTTGTGTAATGAGAACCACAGCTGCTATTGTTAAAACCATAACTGCCATTAATACCAATTCGGTTATTATCGCACGGTTTCCAGCCATAAGCTGCTGAACTTCATCTAAAATTGCATTTGGGAACTGGGCGATAATTCCAATAAAAATGATTAGTGAAATTCCATTTCCAATACCTCGGTCATCTATCTGTTCTCCTAACCACATGATGAAAATAGTACCGGTAGCGAGCGTAATCATTGTTAAAAATCTAAATCCATAACCGGGGTCTGCTACGGCCGCAAGGCCTGATGGTGTAAAAATACTTTCCAGAAATATGCTAACACCCCATGCTTGCATACATGCAATCGACACAGTTCCGTAGCGAGTATATTGAATGATTTTTTTTCTACCTTCTTCACCTTCTTTTTGAAGTTTTTGAAAATGAGGGACGACTGCACCTAATAACTGCAAAATAATGGATGCAGATATATATGGCATTATTCCCAGGGCAAATACAGTAGCTTTTCGGAACGACCCACCAGCAAACATATCATAAAGGCCAAACAAAGTATTTTGGGAACTAGCGAAAAACTCAGCTAATGCGACCGTATTTATTCCCGGTGTAGGAACGTGGCCGCCTAATCGATAGATCACCAAAATTCCCAAAGTAAATAGAATCCGTTTTTTGAGTTCAGGAATTTTAAAAACGTTCTGAAATTGGTCTATCATAGAACAACAGCCTTTCCACCTGCAGCTTCAATTTTTTCTTTGGCCGATTTACTGAAAGCGTTTGCTGAAATTTCAATAGGATGAGCTAATTCGCCAACTCCCAATATCTTAACTGGTTTTCTAAGATTGTGTAATAGTCCTTTTTCTACAAGAACTTCAGGAGTAACCTGATCAATTTTTTCTAATCGAGCTAGATCTTTTAAATTTAAAATTGAATATTCAGTTCTAAAAATATTAGTAAATCCACGCTTCGGTAAACGTCGTTGAATCGGCATTTGACCACCTTCAAACCAGGCACGATTTTTATACCCGGAGCGTGATTTTTGTCCTTTATGACCTTTACAAGATGTTCCGCCATGACCGGAACCCTGTCCCCGCCCAACACGTTTCTTATTTTGTCTTGCACCTTTTGGATATTTCAGGTTAGATAAATTCATAGTATATCAATAATCCCGGTTAAACTTCTTCTACAGAAACCAGATGCGCAACCCGGCGAATCATGCCACGAATTTGCGGAGTATCATTATGCTCTGCAGTGTGGTGCATTTTTCGAATTCCAAGTGCTGCCATGGTTAATTTTTGTTTTTTCTGTCGATGGATTGTACTTCGTATTTGTGTTACACGTAATTTCTTATTTGGCATTGTAAATTCTCCGATTATCCAAATCAACTATTAAGAGAAAATAAAATCTATATCCGTTTCGCGTTGCTTGGCAACAGTGAAAGCATCACGTAAACTTGCAAGCCCTTGCAAAGTCGCTTTAACGACATTGTGAGGATTGGTTGAACCAATATTTTTCGCAAGAATGTCTGTAATACCTGCAGAATCCATAATTGCTCGAATAGCTCCACCTGCGATTACACCAGTTCCCGGAGCAGCCGGTTTCAACATAACACGTGCTGCGCCATATTTTGCCAATAAAGCGTGAGGAATGGTTCCTTTTACAATCCGAACGCGGAATAGCGATTTTTTCGCATTTTCCGTGGCTTTGGAAATAG is part of the candidate division KSB1 bacterium genome and encodes:
- a CDS encoding adenylate kinase → MESTLRIIMLGAPGVGKGTQAKKFSKTYSIPHISTGDMLRDEIKTRTNLGEIAKSYMDKGDLVPDNLVIEMLLNRIQKNDQNIGFILDGFPRTIAQAEALQEALTKLNLPIDAVIEIELDNEEIVKRISNRRLCPNCGVDYNLLNNPPSGKCLKCDETVIQREDDREETVQNRLKIYDELTKPVSSFYADQSLLQKVDGAQSANNVYESITSILQNMYAEG
- the rpmD gene encoding 50S ribosomal protein L30: MPNKKLRVTQIRSTIHRQKKQKLTMAALGIRKMHHTAEHNDTPQIRGMIRRVAHLVSVEEV
- the secY gene encoding preprotein translocase subunit SecY, encoding MIDQFQNVFKIPELKKRILFTLGILVIYRLGGHVPTPGINTVALAEFFASSQNTLFGLYDMFAGGSFRKATVFALGIMPYISASIILQLLGAVVPHFQKLQKEGEEGRKKIIQYTRYGTVSIACMQAWGVSIFLESIFTPSGLAAVADPGYGFRFLTMITLATGTIFIMWLGEQIDDRGIGNGISLIIFIGIIAQFPNAILDEVQQLMAGNRAIITELVLMAVMVLTIAAVVLITQGTRKIPVQYAKRVIGRKMYGGQSTHIPMKVTTAGVMPIIFAQSIMFVPNTVIPLFPDSEIMQTIGGWFDITSGVYWFFYGMLIVFFTYFYTAIVFNPVDIADNMKKYGGFVPGVRPGKKTSEFLDYILTRITLPGSVFLALIAIFPYFIMKFTNVSYNFASFYGGTGLLIVVGVALDFLQQIESHLLMRHYDGFMKTGRIKSRRF
- the rplO gene encoding 50S ribosomal protein L15 — its product is MNLSNLKYPKGARQNKKRVGRGQGSGHGGTSCKGHKGQKSRSGYKNRAWFEGGQMPIQRRLPKRGFTNIFRTEYSILNLKDLARLEKIDQVTPEVLVEKGLLHNLRKPVKILGVGELAHPIEISANAFSKSAKEKIEAAGGKAVVL
- the rpsE gene encoding 30S ribosomal protein S5 translates to MDRISPSELDLKERVVHLNRVAKVVKGGRRFSFNSIVVVGDGKGHVGAGFGKANEVTEAISKATENAKKSLFRVRIVKGTIPHALLAKYGAARVMLKPAAPGTGVIAGGAIRAIMDSAGITDILAKNIGSTNPHNVVKATLQGLASLRDAFTVAKQRETDIDFIFS